In Pseudomonas lalkuanensis, the following are encoded in one genomic region:
- a CDS encoding Hsp20/alpha crystallin family protein, which yields MYESLLNLSSDPIAEFERLQRELQQVLGTRLGRPGSIRALASGAFPAINVGSTPSSMEVYAFVPGVDPSDLDLQIHRGLLSISGERRPARSTEEGNCSVYANERYSGRFKRTVSLNDEVDTDKVEARYCDGVLRISLPRREAAQPKRITIQ from the coding sequence ATGTACGAGTCCCTTCTCAATCTGTCGAGCGACCCAATTGCCGAGTTCGAGAGGCTGCAGCGCGAATTGCAACAAGTCCTGGGCACAAGACTGGGGCGTCCAGGCAGCATTCGCGCGCTGGCCAGTGGCGCTTTCCCGGCGATCAATGTGGGCAGCACGCCTTCCAGCATGGAGGTCTACGCCTTCGTTCCCGGCGTCGATCCGAGCGACCTCGATCTGCAGATTCACCGAGGCTTGTTATCGATTTCCGGCGAGCGCCGGCCGGCGCGCAGCACGGAGGAAGGCAACTGCTCCGTATATGCCAACGAGCGTTATTCCGGACGCTTCAAGCGCACCGTGAGCCTCAATGATGAGGTCGATACCGACAAGGTCGAAGCTCGCTATTGCGATGGCGTTCTCCGCATCTCGCTGCCTCGGCGGGAGGCTGCGCAACCCAAGCGCATAACCATTCAGTAA
- a CDS encoding Hsp20/alpha crystallin family protein — MNDKQAVVRGETESQTLLPRVDVFEDDNGIQLFADLPGVPKERLMVNVEGDSLVLEGEIMPLMSEQLEAVYAEVQLSRFRRAFTLSSELDTSQIDAQLRDGVLDLRIPKHAHAQPRKIVVRSE; from the coding sequence ATGAACGACAAGCAAGCGGTCGTGCGCGGCGAGACTGAATCCCAAACACTGCTGCCGCGTGTCGATGTCTTCGAAGATGACAACGGAATCCAATTGTTCGCGGACCTTCCGGGTGTGCCCAAGGAGCGTCTCATGGTCAATGTGGAAGGTGACTCGCTTGTGCTGGAAGGAGAGATCATGCCGCTGATGTCCGAACAGCTGGAGGCCGTCTATGCCGAAGTCCAGCTATCGCGGTTCCGGCGAGCCTTCACCTTGAGCTCCGAGCTGGATACGTCACAGATCGATGCTCAGCTGCGGGACGGTGTGCTGGATTTGCGCATTCCCAAGCACGCGCACGCCCAGCCGCGGAAGATCGTCGTGAGAAGCGAGTAG
- a CDS encoding BCCT family transporter: MNKVHTGTALDGRVFWPSLIVILGITIPLVAFPESGEAIINQMFAFSTGKFGWLYLVSGLAVVAFLLWLAFGRYGNIRLGRDTDVPEFSYFSWVAMIFCGGIGIAIVNWAWVEPIYYFNAPPLNVAAHSREAAEWALTYGQFHWGVTPWAFYCLPALPIAYSMYVRRQPGVRLSVAARGVLGDKANGWMGILLDTIVVFGIVGGVGTSLGLAVPLVSTLASDVFGIKPSFAFDMAILSLWTLMFGMSVWFGLSKGIKILSDINVYLALLLLAFVAIIGPTLMIINGWANSLGLMFNNFIHMSLWTDPIAKGSFPQDWTVFYWAWWIAYAPMMGLFVARISRGRTIKELILAELVWGSLGCWVFFAVWGGYSLNLQLSGALDVSAILSQQGIPAAVLAILKTIPFSGPIIAAFVLLCFVFLATTLDSAAYVLASVTSRELNGYDEPQRWLRIVWALLLAVIGIGLIKVGGLKAVQTSTIVVALPLIPVLGVLAWSLVRMIRTDFGDQLEQREVVLAASQVAVPGHREETIRPDILSPVAATMGK; the protein is encoded by the coding sequence ATGAACAAAGTCCACACGGGCACTGCGCTTGATGGGCGCGTATTCTGGCCCTCATTGATTGTCATTCTGGGCATCACCATTCCCTTGGTTGCTTTCCCCGAGTCGGGTGAAGCGATCATCAACCAGATGTTTGCGTTTTCCACCGGGAAGTTCGGTTGGCTGTACCTGGTTTCCGGGCTGGCAGTGGTTGCGTTTTTGCTTTGGCTCGCTTTCGGCCGTTACGGAAACATCCGCTTAGGCCGGGATACGGATGTACCCGAGTTTTCCTATTTCAGTTGGGTCGCGATGATTTTCTGCGGTGGTATCGGTATTGCCATCGTCAACTGGGCCTGGGTTGAGCCGATCTACTACTTCAACGCACCGCCACTGAATGTCGCAGCGCACAGCCGAGAGGCTGCCGAGTGGGCACTGACCTACGGACAGTTCCATTGGGGCGTCACGCCTTGGGCGTTCTACTGTTTGCCCGCCTTGCCCATCGCCTATTCCATGTATGTGCGCCGACAGCCCGGTGTACGTCTATCGGTTGCTGCACGTGGGGTACTTGGAGACAAGGCCAACGGCTGGATGGGCATCCTGCTCGATACGATCGTGGTTTTCGGGATTGTCGGGGGCGTGGGAACTTCGCTCGGTCTTGCCGTACCGCTGGTCTCGACCCTGGCCAGCGATGTCTTTGGGATCAAGCCGTCGTTTGCCTTCGATATGGCGATTCTCTCCCTCTGGACACTGATGTTCGGTATGAGCGTCTGGTTCGGTCTCAGCAAGGGAATCAAGATCCTCAGCGACATAAACGTCTATCTGGCACTTCTGCTGTTGGCGTTTGTAGCCATCATCGGCCCCACCCTGATGATTATTAATGGATGGGCAAACAGCCTGGGATTGATGTTCAACAACTTCATTCACATGAGCTTGTGGACCGACCCGATCGCGAAGGGCTCCTTCCCCCAGGATTGGACGGTTTTCTACTGGGCCTGGTGGATTGCCTACGCGCCGATGATGGGTTTGTTCGTGGCTCGTATTTCACGGGGCCGCACCATCAAGGAGTTGATTCTTGCCGAGTTGGTCTGGGGCAGTCTCGGCTGCTGGGTCTTCTTCGCCGTATGGGGCGGATATTCGCTGAATCTCCAGTTGTCTGGTGCGCTGGACGTGAGCGCGATCCTTAGTCAGCAGGGTATTCCGGCAGCCGTTCTCGCCATCCTCAAGACCATTCCGTTCTCCGGTCCAATAATTGCCGCGTTCGTGCTGTTGTGCTTCGTGTTCCTGGCTACCACGCTGGATTCTGCCGCATACGTCCTGGCGTCGGTCACTTCGCGTGAACTGAACGGTTATGACGAGCCGCAACGCTGGCTACGTATTGTCTGGGCATTGCTTCTGGCGGTGATCGGTATCGGTCTGATCAAGGTCGGGGGGCTCAAGGCGGTGCAGACGTCGACAATCGTCGTGGCACTTCCACTGATACCGGTCCTCGGCGTGCTGGCCTGGTCCCTGGTTCGCATGATCAGGACAGACTTCGGCGATCAACTCGAACAGCGCGAAGTGGTTCTGGCCGCGTCGCAGGTCGCGGTTCCTGGGCATAGGGAAGAGACGATCAGGCCGGACATTTTGAGTCCGGTGGCGGCCACTATGGGCAAATGA